The Anabas testudineus chromosome 1, fAnaTes1.2, whole genome shotgun sequence genomic sequence CACCACGGTGTTAATGTGACAGGACCATGACAGGTCCTGCTTGATGTGGACACCGAGGTATCTGAAGCTGTCTACTCTCTCCACTGGGCTGTTGTTGATGACAGGGGTCTGGTAGTTCCTCTCCTGCTTTGTGCTAAAGTCCACTACCAACTCCTTTGTGTAGAAGGAGATTGTTCCTCTGGCACCAGTGCTCCAGATTTCCAATCTCCTCCAGGTAGGCCGTCTCATCATTGTCAATGATCAGGCCCACCACGACggtgtcatcagcaaacttGATGATGGTGGTGCCGTTGGTAGAGGCTACGCAGTCGTGTGTGTACAGTGAGTACAGTCCAGTGCTCCAGTGCTGAGTGTGAGGGAGGCTGAGACATGTCCACCCATCCTTACAGCCTGTGGTCTGCCAGTTAGGAAGTTGGAGATCCACTGACACAGAGGTGAGCTGAGTCCCAGGTGTCCCACCTTAGGCAGAGGAATAGGGCGCTTCAGCAGAATCCTCAGTCTTCATACCTGACTCCAGTCTGCCTGCAGGAcctccaaactacccttcatatcaaagattttagaaaagtacgtgtctaaacacttatttctagctgcagacaactataaCATTTTTGATGAATTCCtatctggttttcgcaaacatcacagcacagagaccgtCCTACTATGCTCTATTCTTATCCTCctagatcttagtgctgcttttgacacAGTAGACCACCACATTTTGTTGGACTgactaaagcactgggctggaatagaaggtactgcactggactggttctcttcCTACCTGTCTAATagatcattttgtgtttctgttaacaACTGCAAGTCATTGTCATCCTTTCGTACGGAGTCCCTCAAGGTTTAGTGTTGGGGCCAATCTTATTCTCTCCGTACATGCTCCCTTAAGGACAAATTATTAGtgaacatggtgtttctttccATTGTGATGCTGATGACATGTAAGTTCCTTACATGATGTATAAATGAGATTAATGGCTCAAAatttcttgcagctgaattctgacaaaacagaaatagttgttatcTGTCCACAACATAtagccaaacacattttgccctgcacagattctctttTACATAATTCTAAGCCTGCTGCtaaaagtcttggtgtttggtttgatagtaaactaaactttgagcatcatgtcacaaagcttgttcagacatgttttaatcacctcagaaatatttcCAAAACACGTTCAATTCTATAATTTCATGACACAGACGtgtcatgcatttatttcctcacgccttgactattgcaacagtctgttcacctgtctcagccataaatctattaatcagctccagattgttcagaactcagctgcaaggCTCTTAACTAGaaagagtcttgcagctgagttctgaacaatgaaaagaaatgttgcGGGTCTTCTTCTATGCTGTGAAACAGTGCCAGTTAGCATTACAGGATATAATCGACACCTACTGCATAAACTTTCCCTTCAAAATTAAAGCACAGGAATTTCAACATATCTTTTTGCCCAGGCAAAGGCCAGCGACCCACTGAAAATGACCCAACAAGTGGGTCGCGACCCACTAATTGAGAATCACTGGTCTAATAAACTTTAGAGACTAGAGACGCACCATttaaagtgggatggatgccgtctcttctacTCCGCCCAGGTTTAGTCtctgtagcccacgttgtttgcgggacaccacttagacagccagcgggCTGATAGAGTCCGATATTGTTTAACAAAGTTACACCGATTCCACAataattttagtgacttcctaTTGtcgtaatcgggcgtcattaacgcctgtgtgaattataattttactaTTTCCCTTTGTctttacacaggagttttaaatagaaGCTCTGGCCCCGGGAACACACTGGACTATGGCCGCTGGATGGTTGTCTGGGGTTATTCTTCCCACAAACCGGAAAATTATTTCCTGTAAAAAATTATCTCCTCCTTCAACCACCACAGTAAAGTGATTTATTACAGTCTAAggatttaatatatattaaatgaaGTAAACGTTACTGAATACATGTACATACCTTTATGGCATTTTAAATGCAGGCACTTTATTCTTTACTGTACTCAGATTATTTAATAAAGTGTAAAACACATAAGGTAGTTTTACTGAAATTCAGTCAGCGGCCTGCACCAAATTCAGTTCAAAAAGCACTTTGATTTACTAACAGATTTAAACCTGACTACATTCCCACAAACTGATCACAGAGAATATTTGGGGCCCCTGAGGGTCTGGAACATGACTCGGACATGTTTTTTGTTCAAACGCCtttttattgattgtttcaGAGGAAACGACCTGCAGCTAATGACCTGCAGGTGACGCTGGTAtatgaagaaatgaaaacacgGCCCAGATCCGACCCATACCAGAGGTCACAGGTCAAAAGGCCCAGGTCCGACCTATGTCAGTTTGTGATGCTCAAAGAAAAAATTGCTAAAAGTCAAAAGCTCTGAAAACCTCTAGAAAAAAAGTCTTCAGGTCTGATGTGGTCCTGCAAACAGAGCAAAGCTGATCCTGGATCAGATCAGTCTGTGTTTGATTCCCATCGATAGTCCGACACTTTAACTCAATGATAAACTCTGCGTCCTTGAATGCACAACAGTTGATCAGGAGCTGTGTACTCTGTGTACATACATACACGTACTTGTACTTCATGATAAATCTAATGATTTAAACAgttatttacagaaaacaacGGTTGGAATAATTGGTGgtgaaattaaaaacttttaattaaagagTGACTCTGTTGTGCCAACACATCTTgactttataaaaataaacagcagaaacaatatGTTGTCACTACATGTATTCTCTTCTACACCAGTTCATTTAAGAATCCacgttttaaaatgtgaattcagACTGTAAACCTGCTTTAAACCTTTAAGCACAGTAAAACTAAAAGCTTCCAGACTAACTTGCTGTCTGCAGGTTGGTCTTGAGAGAACCAAGAACCACCTAAACATGATTAATAGTTTTTGggtgaactgtccctttaacGTATTTGGCACTTTCTTTATctcaaagtgaaacagaaacacgtGAAGATACTGAGAGTAAAAACAGATACATTCATAAGACAAATACTgtttaactctctctctctcacacacacacacacacacacacacacacacacacacacacacacacacacacacacacacacacacacacacacacacacacacacacacacaggtgagtgGCATCATCACTACACCTGGACGTCAGCCTGATGACATCATCGTGGGTGAATAATTTAGAATGAAgctgatttttttctatttcgTCCTCATAACTGTTCAAAACCAACAGCACTTGAACTATTtgatttcctctttcttttgcGACGTTCTTCTGCAGCCTGGTGTCTACGCCGAATCCTCAGCCATCAAACTTCTAGGACTTCATCTCATGACATTACAATCGTAATAAGGACGtttccatttctgtttctgatgacgtccagctctgtgtgtgtgtgcgtgccgTGTGGCGTCAGTCATCTTTTGATTGGTGGACATCCAAACTGACGACCTGCAGCTCCGTcaggttgctgctgctgctctgctgactTATGACCATCTGCACAAAAAACATCAGTCACAGGAGCACACCACAAGTACTACAGTAGTTCTACTATTGCAGACCTTCACACATCCTGTGCAAGTTCATATCAATACTGTAAAGAACTTCTTTGTCTTACCGGGTGGAGCTGGACTGCAGACACCGGGATCTGACCAGCGACTGGAGGAAGTGAGGCGAGGAAGACCTGTTGGACGGCGCCTGACAACAGCAAAAGATGTGTGTTGGCGACTGACTGCTAGAAAGATCAGCAGGTAAAACCAAACTATCCCACGGCGGTTTAAACCCATACCTGGGGTTCTAACGTAAACCTTACCAGGGTCATGTGACTGGGTGTGGCCTGTTGGGGGGAAGGTGTTGAGGACGGTGAGGCTGCCGTCGGCAAGCGAAGGCGTTGATGTGGCGTACATCACCGTATGACCTCCGGGATACATCATGTGACTCGCTactgaggaagaggatgaggaagatgagACGATCGAGGTGGGAAGACTGGCTGCAAGAAGAGAAAGATAAGGTTAAATCAGACCATGAACACATGAAGGGCAACCTGCACATCCTAACTTAACTAATTATATCTGTTCCTGCAATAAGAAACTTTACCTGTGGAGGAGGCGGGGCCATGTATGTCTGAGTTGCTCTGATTGGTGGTGGACTGCTGACTGCTGGGCTGAACTTGGATGGTCTGCAGCTGCTGAGACACTCCACCTGatgaacacacatacaagcTGCATTTTATGTGGTGATTTTCAAAACTTAACATCCGATGGACATGAGCTGAGAGATTCTATTATTCTAATCTAAATTAATTGATGGTTTTTCCCCTTGGTCGCTGACTAACTGCAGTTATCggtttgacatttacattattattatttggcagacgcttttacccaaagtgacttacaagggtaggcagggtaagtgtaaagaggtcttgcctaaggacccctagtAGAGGTaagccacagctgggattcgaaccccagtcgCCCACATGGAGTGCCGTGATCTTATCACTAACCAGCTGTCCCTGGACAACCTGAACCTTTTGTGAGTAATCTGCCTTCGTAGAAACCATAAGCTGCAACTGTTAATGCTGGATTCTGTACACACGCCCAGACTAAATGTCGACCTACTCACGCATACTCAGTGCTCTCTGTTCAGGCCGTGTGACACAACAGACGCTGAACCTGTTAATACATGTACAGTTTCCTATTTCTATGACTGACGGTTCAATTAATTTTCTGTGCTTTGGAAGGACACAGGAAGTTTGGTTTGGTTGGAGCCATTTCACTTCAAGGATGGATATCCTTTCGCTGGTGACAGGAACGTTTCTAACCAATCACAGTGGTGTATTCCGATCAGCTTCCCCAAACTCGTCTTTTCCTCAGGTGCGGTGTCAGCACAGCCAAAGAGTCCTCCAACTGTAACACAGAGATTCTGGAGCAAGCCGGAAATGACATTGGTCCAGCTTCAGGTCCTGCACCAAGAGGtgacacttttctttttaaaattcttttattCAGTAGATCCAGCATCATCCATTTCTGAACTGAAGAagctgagcacacacacacacgtttataccactatctttgtgaggacactcagtCTCGTTTTGCATGATCCAAACCCCACCCcaactttaaacattttttaaatttataacTTAAATTATATTCACCGTGCCAGATTCTATCTTGAAAACTAAAACCAGGTTTGGAGGACCACACAACCATGTATAGCTCAAACTGGTCCTCACAAAGATAActatacactcacacactctttccctctccctctcaaGTGTGCAAGGGGTGTAGCAGCGTGCTGACCTGACAGGGACACGGTGGTGGGGAGGCGGAGCAGCGTGGTCGGCTGTGTGGATGAAGCGTGTAGCGTAGCGGTGGGGCCCGGGGCCACGGGGCCCTGGATGGCCAGAGGCTGGCCCTGCAGCTGGCTGAGGGGGATAGTATGTGTGCCAGGTGGCAGTGATGCACCTGTGGACAGGTGAAGGGTGGGGAGGGGACAGATTAGCAGATCACAGACTGAAGAGTTTGCATTGCAGGTCTCAGTCCTGAACCCAGATGCTGAACCAGCAGCTATAATTAGAGCAGGGGTCagcaacctttaacacccaaagagccatttggacccGGTTTccatagaaaagaaaacactaggATCCGCAAATACTTTTTAACAtctaaaataaagataatatagttttatttttttacctttacgcTTTGTGTAAACAGCTATCGTGTGTTTCTTATGACAATTATtaagtgctacagagaaaatttaatttcattcatgtaacgaacacattttaaactttcaaaaaaataatgacccaaaaaaaaaaaaaaaaaaaaaaaaaaaaaaaagaaaagaaaaaaaaaacaccccgAATTGATGGTCTCTtaagaatgaattaaaaagctgaacttaaattatctatgtagcaaacagaaaatgcccTGAGCCATCGTCCTTATATCGCCTTTGGGCTTTCGGAGCGTGTAGCGGAGCtttaatctgattttaaaaaaataaatggggaaaaaaagcactacgtcattaaataatgaaaaataaacatttgcaaatTATCTGaataaatacttattttacttGGTTAATGGGACTTCTGCACCTGAACCTCTGATAAAGCGTCTGCAGATCGGGGCTTTACgaagtcactttcatctttacaCAGTGAGCTGTTGTGAGGCGTGAGCGGTGTTTGTTTCTAACGTAGTTCATGATGGagaatagctgctcacatacgTATGTGGAGCCGAAGATCGACAGGACTTAAAATGTAGATTTCTTCGTGTTTATGTAGGTGTCTGGGATGAATTCAATGTTTCAAACACGAGTTTGTCCGGTCTTGGAAGGTTCTTAGTATCACTCTATTTTTCATTCTGTATTCAATTAAATAACTATAATGTATTTTCCCCAAGCCACGCGGAGCCGCAATATAAGGATGAAAGAGCCGCATGCGGCTCCGAAGCCGCAGGTTGCCGACCCCTGAACTAGAGCATTAGTGTTAATATTTCAGAGTTCAATGACAAAATATAGATGataaaaccacaaagacacaaaatgatcgCCACCACTGACACAGTGATCTGTATACGTCTGGGGCTGGAACAGTGTTAAAGTGAACTCTGGGATAAATCTGGGTTTGTCCATTTTTGCTTGATTTCTGATAGAAAAACTATAATTCTCCTGGAACAACTGGGTTGGTATTAGGGTTGTTGAACCACAGAAAAAACAGTCTTGTGACTCCGGCTTGTCACCTTCTTACTGACTGACTGGTTGATTCACAAACAGCTGGTGAagcagcagctgtcacacaGTGGACACATGGACTCAGGTGAGCCAGTGAGCCACAGGTAAGAGGACACCCTGCCCTCCTACCTGGCATAAAGGTGAAGCCTCCAGCAAGCACGACACTTTCAGGCGTCTTCAGCACTGTCCCAttgctggaggaggaggcaggcGGCTGCCAGGAGGGGGCGCTGGTCTGCACCTGCATGGAcactgaggatgaggaggatgaagagcaggATGGTGTGGGCTGAGTGGTGCTGGGCAGGTTCGCCGTAGTAAAGCTTGGTTTGATCATATCCTGGACGgacacacaaagagaagacAGGATGTCACAAAGATGGAGGTCCCTGCTGAGGCGTAAATCTCGATTCAGTGAGCGGCACAACGGTCTTCACTAAAACAAAACCTGCCTTAAATGCCAAGTTCTACAAATATCAAGTGCAGCGTCACATTCAGACATCCTCTTCTTCACCTTCTCTGTAGGAATTGAAGTAAGAACTACAGGTGGAACCTCAGGTGACtttagtacagtatgtgttatcGTGGAGGTTtgtcagaaacagaacaaattaCAGCAGTAATATCCAGCCCCTGCAGTGGATGACTTGTCCCCCACACCACATGCTTTATACTCTGTGACCTCCGTTACCTTGACAACCTCCGAGCAGCCGTCTGCCTCAGACACCTGGTAGGTGAGGTCAGTCTCCTCGAAGCCTGTGGCGCTCATCCTCTGGTCTGTGGAGGGATCAGAGCGGGGGGGCGAGTCCGGAGAGTTGAGGCAGGTCTGGATCAGAGCCTTCCCCGTCTCTGAGGTGATCATTGGCTGCAGCTTCCTGGTGGCAAAGGTGTAGACGTGACCCGTCTCACTGgcaaccagcagcagcacctggGTGCCAGTCAGCGTGGACAGCTCATATGCCTGTGGGGGGTGGGGGCACCAGGGGCCGTATTTACGAACATTGTTAGAAAACTCTCACAGCTCCTAACTTAGTCTAAACAGTCCCAGCTGAGAGTCCTGGTCTAAGTGTGATTTAGAAAACTTCAGAGCGACTCTGATCTAGGAAAGAACAAAACCCTTTATCTCAGTGAGACGGTGTGGTTCACGCCATTTTTAGGGAGGACGCGCTGTTAAAAAACATCTTGTGATGACCCGAGAGAAACGGCTGCCCTGACTTTATGATTTgggctgtgagtgtgtgactgtgtttggactgtttgtcagtgtttatattaacataatttaataacatattaacatataaTTTCATATTATTAAATGAAGTGGGTCTGTGAGATTGTTATAAAACTAAAGTCTTTGTTTCCTGACTCTTCATTTCCATGTTCACTTATCACTAtgtagtaaaaagaaaaaaaatgacaatgatCATCCAGATGGTTTAAGTATTAATGCAGCTGGATGTACAGAATTCTCTTTCCAGAACATATTCTAAGCTGATACTGATCACTGACCAGACTGTTTTAGTATCAGATTGATAAGCATGTAGTCCACACTGAAAACCAATAATCTTCATCTTAGGAGCTCTTTTAAGATGCTTTGTGAATAAGCTTTGTGGCTTTAATTATTTcaagcatttaaaaatattgGTCTGGCAGATCTGCTAATGACAAGAATAGAGGACATGTCTGATATCTGGGAGACTTTCTATAATTCGTTGGCATCAGGGAGCTGCTATTAAAACATGTGAGACTCCTGGAACTTCAGGGAGACGCCTATTACTCCGAGACTGTTTCGTtaacagatatttttttaatcaaccatTTAAGTGGATTTCGAATCATTTTGATCGTGTCTATAGTAACAAGTGTAACGttgtacatttacaaaatagTCAAGTCTCAGCACATCTGGGCTCCACGTGTTCTCCGTGTGGAGGAGCTGCGCTCAGCCTCGGTCCCAGTGAAAAGAGGCTGCTGTGCAAACAGACTGTATTTTCAGATCCACTGCTCTGATTTACTGCTCATTATAAGTGCTTGTAAAATAAGTGAGATTATCTAGTGATCTAGTCAGACCTAAATAATTTTACACATTCATCTATGGCATAAACTCAAACACGGGCCAATGCTGATTGATTAAAATTGCCAAAGATTGGCAACTAATGTCAATCTCGGAGGAGTCTACAGCAGGTGTTTAACAACCAGGTTGATGATCCAGGCACTGggaaaatatatacatatatagatacCTGAGCAGGTAAACAGGCTGAAGTTAGGAATAGATCAGAAACACTATTAGAAacaattaacttaaaaaaacatacaaaacaaaaaggtttaatAAGGTAAATGTGCACAACTTCAGCAGATCCATGGCCCCAATGGACCAGGTCTAACAGATAGTGGTGGTTACCATGGTGACTTTGCACCAAATGCCTCAGACACATGCGTCACCATCTCCGGTCATGTTTTCTGCCTCCTGCTCAGGGACAGTGTGCAATTATACTTATGGAGATAGTTCATGTCACAGACAATCCTCATTATCTAGCactgatttaattatttactatatttaattAACTCTGCCTACCTTCAGCTAGTCACAGGTGAGAATCTTCCTGAGCTCACCTGGTTTATCTTCATCAGTAATCTGACAGAAGAAACCACTGGGGTTTCTGATTCTACCCAGAGTAATCACACTATTACAGGTCAGGTGTCTACAGGGTGGTCCGAGGACCAGCTGCGGTCTCGGTAGGACACCACTCAGGGTCTGAGCAGTACAATAAGCCGTTAAAGaccattttaattaaagaacCGTGATTCTTCGAAACAAACCGGTGACCCAGTGACCTCACCTTCTTCATGATCCCGGTCTTCCTCTTGCTGAACGTGGTGTACCGCCTCAGTTTGTTGTCTATAAACTCCATCTTGATCTTCACTCTCCCCCGAGTTTTCTTGCCGGGTTTGGCGCCTGGCACCCCGGCGCTGACCCCGCTATAACCCCCGCTCAGGCCTACGGAGCTGGGCGCTGACTGGTGCCCGACCTCCGTCTCGCTCCTCTCCCGCTTCACCCCTCTCCTGTCTCCGCCCGAACCCGCCGTGTCCTCGTCATCACCGGAGTCCGAGTCCTGTTCGGAGCCGCTGTACACCATATCGGTGCTGTATTCTCGGTCCTCAAATTGGCCTCCGTCGGTGTGGCTGCCCACCCCGGTACCGTTACCCGCCCGGCCGGCTCCGGTTCTAGTGCCCATTGTAGCGCCGTTGCCCAGCAGCATTCCCCTCCCCAGGCCTGAAAACTTCCTCCTCCCGGCGGGCCAAAGCTTCAATGCCCGCGGTGTGAACACCAACACTCACCCTGGCACTCGGAGCTCCCAGTGCGGGCAGAGTGAACTAACAGGACCGCTAGCCGCACAGCTAACTGAGCTAACCAGCTAGCGGCTACTTTAGCAACAACTACAGCTATCTGTCCATCATGAGACTCCGTAAATCACCGAGAGCTGAGGCCGAGCTGCCGAGGAACGCCAGCGGGAACTCTTGCAAACGTTTCCTCCATAAAACTTGAAGAAGTTTGAACAAAAATCCAAGAATAAAGTTAAAAAGTTGTGTTTTCCTACAGTAATCAGGCAGATCCGGCCCCCAGATCACTCCGCACCACATAAGGAAATGACGAGCAGCATATCCATCCGCTGTTGAAATATGGTCTATTTTctcacaaacaacaacagtaacgTTCTCTACATCATTTACTGTAGCGGTGGCGCTCTGCGCAGTGATACCACGTTAAATGGGTCACACAGGAGAACTACTTTCCTCCATATATAGAGACTGGTTGCCTTTTATGGCGAAGTCGCTCCTTATATGGTCAACGACCTGCTCCCAGCAGGACTACACACAGAAAActacaaaagaagaagaagaaatagttTTACcgggaaaaaaaactttataatttatactgaaaagaaacaaaaccttgttttttctgtattttgaataaattcaataaacagaaacagaacatcAGTCCCAGAGATTCTGGTGATCACAGGGGACCAGCGGCTCCTCCTCGGTGTTCCCACGGTTCCTCAGGGATCGGCCACATGGGGGCGCCTCAGCCCAGATTTGAAACAGGACCAGCTTCAAGACTCaattattaatcccagagggaaattgttttgccttgttacagtcTGATCCTACTTCGATCTGCAGACTGTTTATGTTTAATCTATGATTCCGAAACCTGGAAAGGTTTTTATAATCCTGTCCAAGTCCCTGAAAAATGTTCAGTGAGCTTGTGAGATGTCTGATTAGACCTAGATGTCTTTAAGGACCACATTGGAGTCTCAAGaactaaaaatgtaattaaaaactgcagattCAGTCTATTATGTTCCAGGATGTGGAAACACTGATCCTGGACCAACTGAGACTGTTGGgcaacattacacacacacacacacacacacacacacacacacacacacacacacacacacacacacacagacacacacagacatagtgTTGTGGTGCTGCTTGGttacagaacagaaacaggatCCAGCTGTTCCTGAGACTCAACAGTTTTCTGCTGTTCGAGCCGTCGTTGCCCTGAGCTGAGTCTAGCAGCAGATGAAGCTCAGTGGAGTAACGATGAAATGAGACTGTCTGactttaaacagcagcaggtccTGCTCTCGTGTCTCGTGTGAAACACTAGATGCTCACACAGAACCTCATAGCTGGGTCCACATGTTAGAAGTAATAGTTAGAAACGCAAAACTTCACTGGCTCCTAATCCTGTCCTCTTCTAGGTTTTTCTCTAATATTCTATCCGGTCTGAACCAGACTATGTAAAGTGAACTGAGAGAAGTGAAAATTGAAATCTGACAGACTGAAaacttttttctgtctgcttaGACTGATCCTGGATGTACAGTTCATCCAGAACATTTTCACAGCACTTAACTTCacatggattaaattcattatttttatcaaAGATCTCCAAACAATatcccataatgacaaagtgaaagacgcttgtttgaaatctttgctaatttatttacaataaaaatcacatgtacataagtgtCTCACAGTCTTTGCTATGACTCTTAAAACTGAGCTCTGgttcatcctgtttccactgatcgaccttgagatgtttctacaacttgactggagtccacctgtgggaaattaaTTTGATTGGACTTGGACTTGGATTTGGAAAGAGATCCACCTATCtggtcccacagttaacagtgcctgtcagagcacaaaccaaaccatgaagtcaaggaattgtctgtagatcacagagacaggattgtatcaaGGCACAGAGCTGGGGAAGAGTCCAGAAAAagttctgcagcattgaaggttccaatgagcacagtggcctctaTCGTCTGTCAATGGAAAAGGTTTGGAACCACCAGAACTCTTCCTAGAGCGGCCGCCCGGCCAAGCTTAGCAATCATgagtcagggaggtgaccaagaaccagatggtcactctgaaagagctccagcgtttctctgtggaaagaggagaacgttccagaagaacaaccgCCTCTTCAGCACTCAGTCATTGAACATCATGTCTGGGGGAAACCAGGCACCGCTCAGCACCTgaccaataccatccctacagtgaagcatggtgaaggcagcatcatgctgtggggatgtttttcagagacaggaactgggagactagtctggatcgagggaaagatgaatgcagtaatgtacagagacatccttgatgaaaacctgttccagagaaCTCTGGACCTCTGGTGAAGGTTCATCCAtcaacaggacaacaaccctaagcacacagcagACATAACAAAGAAGTGGCTACAGGAACAGGACAACTATGAATGTCACTGTCCAGCCAGAGTCCAGACTTGAACCCGAACgaacttctttcactttgacagtatgaggtattttttaaaaaataatggaTTTAATCCATCTTGAAATAAGTctttaacataacaaaatgtggaaaaaggtAAGCACTGAAACTTTCTGGATGCGCTGTATATGAacactgtactttttactgTGAAACCTGTAGTACTACTGCAGTATTACTTCACTGGTATAAATCTTTTCTGAGCCGTATCCGTCTTACCAGTTTAGTGTgattataaaatatgattttcagCACAGTGGGTGTGAACTGGCTCCATCTGAAATTGGACGTTACAGGTAACGCTGTTTCCTTCGAACTGAAGACTTCCGACGAGGTGAGACAGGTCCAGACAGGCCGGTACTACAATAATAGTACTAGTAGTATCAGAAGATTATTCTAACCCAGCTTTGGTACAAATAATAGAGCCAGtagtttttttcttatcttcacATCTTTAATTTCTGAACGCTGTTGTTCTTCTCCTCAGcgtgtctctgctgcagctcctcacTTCTCTCAGTGAAACATGAGACTCCTGGATTTTCCGGGTCGGGCTCAGTTTTTCCTGAGAAATGTGCAGCtggcagcagagaagaagaagtgagtAACGTGCTGGACCGTGTTCTCATGACACCATGAGCAGAGACTCCAGAGAAACCAGAAAACAACCAGTCTGAGTCTGTTTCCTGCAGGTTCCACAAACTGTCCTCAGACACACAAGTCATGTTCAGACACCGTTACTCCGATGATTCTCTAACCAATGCAGATCTCTGCATTTAAATATTGATTAATCAAAACGGAAATgtgactggaaatcttcatacaggttattccaGTGCAGGTAGCATATAATTGCTTGAGTAATACAAGCGTCTGGTACAACTTGAAAACCACTTGCTGTACAGGGAAATCTAGTACTGATGTATTTGATCTTATCTGACataataatttgattaaataagcCAGTCaca encodes the following:
- the LOC113162031 gene encoding serum response factor-like isoform X2 encodes the protein MLLGNGATMGTRTGAGRAGNGTGVGSHTDGGQFEDREYSTDMVYSGSEQDSDSGDDEDTAGSGGDRRGVKRERSETEVGHQSAPSSVGLSGGYSGVSAGVPGAKPGKKTRGRVKIKMEFIDNKLRRYTTFSKRKTGIMKKAYELSTLTGTQVLLLVASETGHVYTFATRKLQPMITSETGKALIQTCLNSPDSPPRSDPSTDQRMSATGFEETDLTYQVSEADGCSEVVKDMIKPSFTTANLPSTTQPTPSCSSSSSSSVSMQVQTSAPSWQPPASSSSNGTVLKTPESVVLAGGFTFMPGGVSQQLQTIQVQPSSQQSTTNQSNSDIHGPASSTASLPTSIVSSSSSSSSVASHMMYPGGHTVMYATSTPSLADGSLTVLNTFPPTGHTQSHDPGAVQQVFLASLPPVAGQIPVSAVQLHPMVISQQSSSSNLTELQVVSLDVHQSKDD
- the LOC113162031 gene encoding serum response factor-like isoform X1, with product MLLGNGATMGTRTGAGRAGNGTGVGSHTDGGQFEDREYSTDMVYSGSEQDSDSGDDEDTAGSGGDRRGVKRERSETEVGHQSAPSSVGLSGGYSGVSAGVPGAKPGKKTRGRVKIKMEFIDNKLRRYTTFSKRKTGIMKKAYELSTLTGTQVLLLVASETGHVYTFATRKLQPMITSETGKALIQTCLNSPDSPPRSDPSTDQRMSATGFEETDLTYQVSEADGCSEVVKDMIKPSFTTANLPSTTQPTPSCSSSSSSSVSMQVQTSAPSWQPPASSSSNGTVLKTPESVVLAGGFTFMPGASLPPGTHTIPLSQLQGQPLAIQGPVAPGPTATLHASSTQPTTLLRLPTTVSLSGGVSQQLQTIQVQPSSQQSTTNQSNSDIHGPASSTASLPTSIVSSSSSSSSVASHMMYPGGHTVMYATSTPSLADGSLTVLNTFPPTGHTQSHDPGAVQQVFLASLPPVAGQIPVSAVQLHPMVISQQSSSSNLTELQVVSLDVHQSKDD